A genomic segment from Triticum dicoccoides isolate Atlit2015 ecotype Zavitan chromosome 1A, WEW_v2.0, whole genome shotgun sequence encodes:
- the LOC119277600 gene encoding cation/H(+) antiporter 20-like, with protein sequence MAVKMASDGLWQGENPLDFTLPLLAVQIAVVLVVTQGLAFALKPLRQPRVIAEILGGILLGPSALGRWGAFRRTIFPEWSTPALDTVSGLGLLLFLFLVGLELDFRAVRRVGPRSVAIAAAGIVPPLLAAAGIVPLLDLAIPAPRQASYLSLCVFLGAALSVTALPVLACILKELGLLGVPFGETAMAAAAVNDVFAWALLALALAVSGGGREPKGPPLAPVYILSSGAVFVAFTFFALRPLMARLARRTGPCSSESNLTCSCAVACALLAGTVTDAIGVHPVFGAFVFGLAMPREDGFAERIGEKVTPLVSGLMLPLYFATSGLHTNVDNVQGVAAWGMVALVVAVAVVGKFTGTFAVAVAGTGMARREAAALGVAMSAKGLVELIVLNIGKEKKVLDDTTFAIFVIMALTTTVIATPLMTALYRHQSTATTPEIDGVGLKGGDACPA encoded by the exons ATGGCCGTGAAGATGGCATCGGACGGCCTGTGGCAGGGCGAGAACCCTCTCGACTTCACGCTGCCGCTCCTGGCGGTGCAGATAGCCGTCGTGCTCGTCGTCACGCAGGGCCTCGCCTTCGCCCTCAAGCCCCTGCGCCAGCCTAGGGTCATCGCCGAGATCCTG GGCGGCATCTTGCTCGGACCTTCGGCCCTGGGCCGGTGGGGCGCCTTCCGCCGCACGATCTTCCCGGAGTGGAGCACCCCCGCGCTAGACACCGTGTCGGGCCTCGGcctgctcctcttcctcttcctggtCGGCCTCGAGCTCGACTTCCGCGCCGTTCGACGCGTGGGGCCCCGCAGCGTGGCCATCGCAGCGGCCGGCATCGTGCCTCCGCTGCTCGCCGCCGCCGGTATCGTGCCACTCCTCGACCTCGCCATCCCGGCGCCCCGCCAAGCCTCATACCTCTCGCTGTGCGTGTTCCTCGGCGCCGCGCTCTCGGTGACCGCTCTCCCCGTGCTCGCGTGCATCCTCAAGGAGCTCGGCCTCCTCGGAGTGCCCTTCGGCGAGACCGCCATGGCTGCCGCCGCCGTGAACGACGTCTTCGCGTGGGCGCTCCTCGCGCTCGCTCTCGCCGTGTCCGGCGGGGGCCGCGAGCCGAAGGGACCCCCTCTCGCTCCGGTCTACATCCTCTCGTCGGGCGCCGTCTTCGTGGCGTTCACGTTCTTCGCGCTCCGCCCTCTCATGGCGCGCCTGGCGCGCCGCACAGGCCCCTGCAGCTCGGAAAGCAACCTGACCTGCTCATGCGCCGTCGCGTGCGCGCTCCTAGCGGGCACCGTGACCGACGCCATCGGCGTGCACCCCGTGTTCGGCGCGTTCGTGTTCGGGCTGGCCATGCCCCGGGAGGACGGCTTCGCGGAGCGCATCGGCGAGAAGGTGACGCCGCTGGTGTCCGGGCTGATGCTGCCGCTCTACTTCGCCACGAGCGGACTGCACACGAATGTGGACAACGTCCAGGGCGTGGCCGCGTGGGGGATGGTGGCGCTCGTGGTGGCCGTGGCTGTGGTGGGGAAGTTCACCGGGACGTTCGCGGTAGCGGTCGCCGGGACCGGCATGGCCAGGCGCGAGGCGGCCGCCCTCGGTGTGGCCATGAGCGCCAAGGGTCTCGTGGAGCTCATCGTACTCAACATCGGCAAGGAGAAGAAG GTGCTGGACGACACGACGTTCGCCATCTTCGTGATCATGGCGCTGACGACCACGGTGATCGCGACGCCGCTCATGACGGCGCTCTACCGGCATCAGTCGACGGCCACCACGCCGGAGATCGATGGGGTGGGGCTCAAAGGAGGCGACGCTTGCCCGGCATAA
- the LOC119277589 gene encoding probable ADP-ribosylation factor GTPase-activating protein AGD11: MDEENSLLHFLDDTPSSHYRRTCGGYSSQNDGDDHSDTSDADPSNARDRLETLLNQPANKFCADCGTPDPKWAALPFGAFICIKCSGTHRSLGVHISKVISVNLDEWTDEEVNCLANSGGNATVNTKYEAFLPENYKKPRQDFATEDRAVFIRKKYELQQFVTNPQFACPLHKHGAEKRHNQQHSGSKHGTFRNSWRKKESENKGGKKMMDVGMVEFVGLIKVDIIRGTDLAVRDVMSSDPYVMIMLGHQSMKTKVIKNTLNPIWNERLMLSIPEPVPPLKVQVFDKDTFTSDDRMGEAEVDIQPLISAAREYQSSIITESTQICTFLASENSILAKDSIISIVDGKVEQEIALRLQNVEHGELEIKLECVPLSQ, from the exons ATGGACGAGGAGAACAGTCTCCTGCATTTTCTTGATGATACACCCAGTTCTCATTACAGGAG GACATGCGGTGGATATTCATCCCAAAACGACGGCGATGATCACTCCGATACATcag ACGCAGATCCATCCAATGCAAGGGACAGATTGGAAACTCTACTTAACCAACCTGCCAACAAGTTCTGTGCAGATTGTGGCACGCCAGATCCAAAATGGGC GGCTTTGCCTTTCGGTGCGTTCATTTGCATCAAGTGCTCTGGAACTCACAGAAGTCTTGGAGTACACATATCAAAG GTGATTTCAGTGAATCTAGACGAATGGACAGATGAGGAAGTCAATTGTTTAGCTAATTCAGGTGGAAATGCTACTGTGAACACCAAATATGAAGCGTTTTTACCCGAAAACTACAAAAAGCCAAGACAAGATTTTGCGACAGAGGACCGTGCTGTTTTCATTAG GAAAAAatacgagcttcaacagtttgtgACTAATCCACAATTTGCATGCCCTTTGCACAAACATGGAGCAGAAAAACGTCATAACCAGCAACATAGTGGCAGCAAACATGGTACTTTCAGAAATAGCTGGAGGAAAAAGGAATCCGAAAACAAAGGAGGAAAAAAAATG ATGGATGTGGGCATGGTAGAGTTCGTTGGATTAATTAAGGTCGACATCATAAGGGGCACAGATTTAGCTGTTCGTGATGTGATGTCAAGTGATCCATATGTTATGATTATGCTAGGACACCAA TCCATGAAAACAAAGGTGATAAAGAACACACTGAACCCTATATGGAATGAAAGATTGATGCTATCAATCCCTGAACCGGTGCCGCCTCTTAAAGTG CAAGTGTTCGACAAGGACACATTCACCTCTGACGACCGAATGGGAGAGGCTGAAGTTGATATCCAGCCATTGATCTCTGCAGCAAGAGAGTACCAGAGCTccatcatcacagaatcgacacagATATGCACATTCTTGGCAAGCGAGAACAGCATTCTAGCCAAGGACAGCATTATCTCGATCGTCGATGGTAAGGTGGAGCAGGAGATTGCATTGAGGCTTCAGAACGTCGAGCACGGGGAGCTTGAGATCAAGCTCGAGTGCGTGCCCCTCAGTCAGTAG